One part of the Patescibacteria group bacterium genome encodes these proteins:
- a CDS encoding YebC/PmpR family DNA-binding transcriptional regulator has protein sequence MSGHSKWATTHRQKAIVDAKRGAVFTKMANIITIAARERGGDPNANASLRLAIDRARAANMPKDNIERAIKRGTGELGGAQVEELYYEALGPAGVQFVVKCLTDNRNRSASAVRHLFTKVGGAFGAVLWNFQQLGVVRIDQEEIAGKGVDMENFELELIDQGASDLIKETEGISIYTDPKDLHKVREFIEKKGLKVASADLEYVAKEKVSLDRSDQEKIDKLMDELEDNEDINDYYTNLA, from the coding sequence ATGTCCGGACACTCAAAATGGGCGACTACTCATCGTCAAAAGGCCATAGTCGACGCTAAGCGCGGCGCGGTTTTTACCAAGATGGCTAATATTATCACGATTGCCGCCAGGGAGAGAGGCGGAGACCCGAATGCTAATGCCAGCCTGAGATTAGCGATTGACCGTGCTCGGGCCGCAAATATGCCTAAAGATAATATTGAGCGAGCAATTAAACGTGGTACAGGTGAGCTCGGCGGCGCTCAGGTAGAAGAGTTGTATTATGAAGCTTTAGGCCCGGCTGGCGTCCAGTTCGTAGTCAAATGTTTGACCGATAACCGTAATCGCAGCGCTTCGGCTGTTAGGCATCTTTTTACTAAAGTCGGCGGCGCCTTTGGAGCTGTGCTTTGGAATTTTCAGCAACTAGGGGTAGTCAGGATCGACCAGGAAGAAATAGCTGGCAAGGGAGTTGATATGGAAAATTTCGAATTAGAGCTCATCGATCAGGGAGCAAGCGACCTAATCAAAGAAACAGAAGGTATAAGCATCTATACTGATCCGAAAGATTTACACAAGGTTCGGGAATTTATTGAAAAGAAAGGCTTGAAAGTGGCTAGCGCTGATTTGGAGTATGTAGCCAAAGAAAAAGTGAGTCTAGACCGTTCAGACCAGGAGAAAATTGATAAGCTAATGGATGAGCTGGAAGATAATGAAGATATCAATGACTATTATACTAACTTAGCTTAA